A single region of the Pontibacter kalidii genome encodes:
- a CDS encoding chloride channel protein, with protein MDFKRRRLAVTLRNQINYPLQFNPFVFSKIFLLWVAIGIVGGVIAGLYWTVLESFLHLLAPIQGLWVIPLMAAAGLLAGIIIHRLGDPGEMDLIVNNIRFKGGHLEPKNNPSMILSSWLCIASGGSAGPEAPLVQVVGSTGTWIAKKLKIRGEDLRSLTIAGMAAAFTALFGAPLGGTLFALEILHHKHVVEYYQALIPAFVASCSSYVIFILITHIGIGPTWNFPVYATPELTDFFYAMLYALAGTAAGWLFIFTVRWSRSMFKKFNVPIYIKMMVGGILIGTIAYYVPLSRYFSHDELNLLLEEPFTLEFLLILLVAKILAIAFTVTSGWRGGFIIPLFFVGATVGLIINNLFPGQNLPLILVSCMAAINACVTRTPISTIVLLATLTGFHHFIPIMFASLTGFFLAPKTPLINAQLGLKE; from the coding sequence ATGGACTTTAAGAGAAGACGACTGGCCGTTACGCTACGTAACCAGATAAACTATCCTTTGCAGTTCAACCCATTTGTGTTCAGCAAGATCTTTTTGCTGTGGGTGGCCATTGGCATCGTGGGCGGCGTAATTGCCGGCCTATACTGGACCGTGCTGGAAAGCTTTCTTCATCTCCTGGCTCCGATTCAGGGGCTGTGGGTTATCCCACTGATGGCGGCGGCCGGCTTGCTGGCGGGGATCATCATCCACAGGCTAGGAGACCCGGGCGAGATGGACCTCATCGTGAACAACATCCGCTTTAAAGGCGGGCATCTGGAGCCGAAGAACAACCCGTCCATGATCCTGTCGTCGTGGCTGTGCATTGCCAGTGGCGGCAGTGCCGGACCGGAAGCGCCGCTGGTGCAGGTAGTAGGCTCCACGGGCACCTGGATAGCCAAAAAGCTGAAGATACGCGGCGAGGACCTGCGCTCTTTAACCATTGCCGGTATGGCCGCTGCCTTTACGGCCCTGTTCGGTGCCCCGCTGGGCGGCACACTGTTCGCCCTTGAAATCCTGCATCACAAGCACGTGGTAGAGTATTACCAGGCCCTGATCCCGGCCTTTGTGGCCAGTTGCTCCAGCTACGTTATCTTTATCCTGATCACGCACATCGGCATCGGTCCCACCTGGAATTTCCCGGTATACGCCACCCCCGAGCTCACCGACTTCTTCTACGCCATGCTCTACGCCCTGGCGGGTACGGCGGCGGGCTGGCTGTTTATCTTCACGGTGCGCTGGAGCAGAAGCATGTTTAAAAAGTTTAATGTCCCGATTTACATCAAGATGATGGTGGGCGGAATTTTGATTGGCACCATCGCTTACTACGTGCCCCTCTCCCGCTACTTCAGTCACGACGAACTGAACCTACTGCTGGAGGAGCCGTTTACACTGGAGTTCCTGCTCATACTTCTGGTGGCCAAAATCCTGGCGATTGCCTTTACCGTTACCTCCGGCTGGCGCGGCGGCTTCATCATTCCGTTGTTTTTTGTGGGCGCTACCGTGGGCCTGATCATCAACAACCTGTTTCCGGGTCAGAACCTGCCGCTTATACTTGTCAGCTGCATGGCCGCCATTAACGCCTGTGTTACGCGCACACCTATCAGCACCATTGTGCTCTTGGCCACACTCACGGGCTTTCACCACTTTATACCCATTATGTTTGCCAGCCTCACAGGCTTTTTCCTGGCACCCAAAACACCGCTGATAAACGCGCAGCTGGGCCTGAAGGAATAA